ACCGGGCGACACCGGCTTCAAGGTCTGGAACACCCGGTTCGGCAAGGTCGGAGTCGGCATCTGTTGGGACCAGTGGTTCCCGGAATGCGCGCGGGCCATGATGCTGATGGGCGCCGACGTCCTGATGTATCCGACCGCCATCGGCACCGAGCCGCACGACGCGACCCTGCACACCGCCCAGCCGTGGCGCCGGGCCATGCAGGGCCACGCCGTGTCCAACGCCGTGCCGGTGGTCGGCGCCAACCGCATCGGGCGCGAGACGGTGACGGAGGTCGGCCAGACCTTCTATGGCCATTCCTTCATCGCCGACCAGCAGGGCGAACTGGTCGAGCAGATGGGCGCCGAGGAGGAGGGGGTGCTGGTGCACGCCTTCGATCTGGACGAACTGGATCGGTATCGCGCGGCCTGGGGCTTCTTCCGCGATCGGCGGACGGATCTGTATGGGGCGCTGACGGGCAAGGGTTGAAAACAACCCGCTCATCCCCGCGAAGGCGGGGACCCAGTTCTTTACGCATCACCATGCGTTGGATCGGCTTCGGAGTGAGCGTGAGGCGCAGGAGTGTCCAAAGCGCTGGGTCCCCGCTTCGCGGGGATGAGCGGCGTTAGGGACGCATCGCCTCCACCGCCGCGACAAGCCGGTCGAGGTCGGCGGGCGTGGACAGGCGGTGGTCGCCGCCTTCGATCAGGTCCAGGCGCACGTCGCCGCCGGTCAGGCGTTCGACCAGTTTCATTTGATGACGCCAGGGCACCACATCGTCGGCGCGGCCTTGCAGGATGTGGACGGGGGCGATGATGTCGATCACGCCGTCCAGCAGCAACCAGTCCTTCGCCTCTTCGAACATCCGGCGGGTCAGGACGTATTCGCCCAGGCCCTCCTCGACGATCAGGGTCTCGCCCTCACGCAGGATGGCCTGGCGCTCGTGATCCGCCAGGCCGGGCCACATCAGCCGTTCGGTGAAGTCCTGGGCCGGATTGACCAGAACCAGCCCCTTGATCCGATCCGGTCGCGCCAGGGTCGCCAGCAGAGAGACCCAGCCGCCCATCGATGATCCAACGGGGATGACCGGGCCGGACAGGCTGTCGATCAGGGCGATGGCGTCGTCTCGCCAGCGGCCGATGGTGGCCTGGCGCCAGTCGCCGGAGGAGCGGCCGTGGGCGAAATGGTCATAGCGGACGAAGTTCCAGCCGCGTTCGCGCGCGGCGGCGTCCAGGGCCAGGGCCTTGGTCCCCTCCATGTCGGAGCGGAAACCGCCGACCCAGATCACGGTCGGGCCGTCGCCCTCGACGCGTTTGAAGGCCAGGGTTTCGCCATCGGGGCGGGACAGGTGCTGAATGTCGGTCATGAACGGTGTTGTGCCCCGACTTTTCTGTTGCGTCATCCCGATGTTCCCTTCGTCGTCATCCTCGGGCTTGACCCGAGGATCGGGCGTGACGCACACGGACGGTCGAAGGCGGTCCCGGCCGTAACCCGCGTCACGCAGTTTCCGCGCGACGCCCCCGATCCTCGGGTCAAGTCCGAGGATGACGGAGGAAGAAGTGTCCGCACCCCAGGTCTTGTTCGTCACCTCCAACCGCATCGGCGACTGCGTCATCTCGTCCGGGGTGATCCGCGAGATCAGCCGGCAGGTTCCGGGGGCCGAGATCACCGTGGCCTGCGGTCGGCCGCCCGCGCCCTTCTTCCGCTCGG
Above is a genomic segment from Candidatus Brevundimonas colombiensis containing:
- a CDS encoding alpha/beta hydrolase, encoding MTDIQHLSRPDGETLAFKRVEGDGPTVIWVGGFRSDMEGTKALALDAAARERGWNFVRYDHFAHGRSSGDWRQATIGRWRDDAIALIDSLSGPVIPVGSSMGGWVSLLATLARPDRIKGLVLVNPAQDFTERLMWPGLADHERQAILREGETLIVEEGLGEYVLTRRMFEEAKDWLLLDGVIDIIAPVHILQGRADDVVPWRHQMKLVERLTGGDVRLDLIEGGDHRLSTPADLDRLVAAVEAMRP
- the aguB gene encoding N-carbamoylputrescine amidase, which gives rise to MTRKITVAGIQTSYGEDMQANIDKTIGFVREAAGKGAQVILPSELFQGPYFCVSQEEHWFSHAYEWREHPCVTAMSAVAKELGVAIPVSIFEKDGPQYYNSLVMLDADGEALGVYRKSHIPDGPGYQEKYYFRPGDTGFKVWNTRFGKVGVGICWDQWFPECARAMMLMGADVLMYPTAIGTEPHDATLHTAQPWRRAMQGHAVSNAVPVVGANRIGRETVTEVGQTFYGHSFIADQQGELVEQMGAEEEGVLVHAFDLDELDRYRAAWGFFRDRRTDLYGALTGKG